In Musa acuminata AAA Group cultivar baxijiao chromosome BXJ3-11, Cavendish_Baxijiao_AAA, whole genome shotgun sequence, one DNA window encodes the following:
- the LOC135652505 gene encoding uncharacterized protein LOC135652505 isoform X2: MPSSSAWVWKAVVGSPLAVSTLSSSASSFSIPDANRGVKRTNRLARCSLNGESAPRLPHRVHSSDRAEFASAADEPVRVEVNKGQKWLAMFSFVGDERFAPLSRRPRFRLRAKPVRRRPLWARIFFASKKVRSIILLNVLTVIYASDIPVLKEVEAIMEPASFNMVRFVVSAIPFLPFILQERRDSHTRSTGIELGFWVSCGYLSQALGLLTSEAGHASFISAFTVIVVPLVDGMLGAAVPALIWSGAIVSLIGVGFLECGGSPPCAGDILNILSAVFFGIHMLRTEHISRTTEKEKIMALLGYEVFTVALSSVIWFLLKDIFGNVHYLNLGTWTWSMMWDWINSFPWIPALYTGVFSTGLCLWAECGVLLLHGFYWARGGEKMNGLEPLLYCVAA, from the exons ATGCCTTCCTCCTCCGCTTGGGTTTGGAAGGCCGTCGTCGGCTCCCCTCTCGCCGTCTCCActctctcctcctccgcctcctctttcTCGATTCCTGACGCGAATAGAGGAGTGAAGAGGACCAATCGACTCGCCAGGTGCTCGTTGAATGGCGAGTCTGCTCCTCGTTTGCCCCATCGGGTTCATTCCAGCGACCGAGCCGAGTTCGCTTCTGCGGCCGATGAGCCTGTGCGGGTTGAGGTGAACAAAGGGCAGAAGTGGCTGGCTATGTTTTCGTTCGTGGGAGACGAGAGGTTCGCTCCTCTTAGCCGGAGGCCCCGGTTCAGGTTGCGGGCCAAGCCCGTGCGGAGGCGTCCGCTGTGGGCGAGGATCTTCTTTGCTTCCAAGAAGGTCAGGAGCATCATCCTGCTCAACGTCCTCACTGTCATCTATG CCAGTGATATTCCGGTTCTCAAAGAAGTTGAAGCCATTATGGAGCCTGCATCCTTTAATATGGTGCGCTTTGTTGTTTCAGCGATTCCCTTCCTACCATTTATCCTCCAAGAACGACGGGATAGTCATACTCGATCCACTGGAATAGAATTAGGTTTTTGGGTGAGCTGTGGCTATCTTAGTCAAGCTCTTGGTTTGCTAACATCTGAAGCCGGACATGCGTCGTTCATCTCTGCCTTTACG GTGATCGTTGTTCCACTGGTGGACGGAATGCTTGGAGCAGCTGTGCCTGCGCTCATATGGTCTGGAGCAATTGTATCTCTCATAGGGGTTGGATTTCTAGAATGTGGTGGCTCTCCGCCTTGT GCCGGTGATATCTTGAACATATTAAGTGCGGTGTTCTTTGGGATCCATATGCTTAGGACTGAACACATTTCACGAACTACAGAAAAGGAGAAAATTATGGCACTCCTTGGCTACGAG GTGTTCACTGTGGCCTTATCATCGGTCATCTGGTTTCTACTGAAAGATATTTTTGGCAATGTGCATTACTTGAACCTAGGTACATGGACATGGTCCATGATGTGGGATTGGATAAATTCATTCCCTTGGATACCTGCATTGTACACAGGGGTGTTCTCTACTGGTTTATGCTTATGGGCGGAG TGTGGGGTGCTGCTTTTGCATGGTTTCTATTGGGCGAGAGGTGGGGAAAAAATGAATGGATTGGAGCCACTCTTGTATTGT GTAGCAGCTTAG
- the LOC135652505 gene encoding uncharacterized protein LOC135652505 isoform X1, which produces MPSSSAWVWKAVVGSPLAVSTLSSSASSFSIPDANRGVKRTNRLARCSLNGESAPRLPHRVHSSDRAEFASAADEPVRVEVNKGQKWLAMFSFVGDERFAPLSRRPRFRLRAKPVRRRPLWARIFFASKKVRSIILLNVLTVIYASDIPVLKEVEAIMEPASFNMVRFVVSAIPFLPFILQERRDSHTRSTGIELGFWVSCGYLSQALGLLTSEAGHASFISAFTVIVVPLVDGMLGAAVPALIWSGAIVSLIGVGFLECGGSPPCAGDILNILSAVFFGIHMLRTEHISRTTEKEKIMALLGYEVFTVALSSVIWFLLKDIFGNVHYLNLGTWTWSMMWDWINSFPWIPALYTGVFSTGLCLWAEMNAMNNVSATETAIIYGLEPVWGAAFAWFLLGERWGKNEWIGATLVLCSSLAVQILGSISDKSKDEIRKNYFHLNAPGKQNDLSFSTVVVNQRKNVSDLIRKQDEL; this is translated from the exons ATGCCTTCCTCCTCCGCTTGGGTTTGGAAGGCCGTCGTCGGCTCCCCTCTCGCCGTCTCCActctctcctcctccgcctcctctttcTCGATTCCTGACGCGAATAGAGGAGTGAAGAGGACCAATCGACTCGCCAGGTGCTCGTTGAATGGCGAGTCTGCTCCTCGTTTGCCCCATCGGGTTCATTCCAGCGACCGAGCCGAGTTCGCTTCTGCGGCCGATGAGCCTGTGCGGGTTGAGGTGAACAAAGGGCAGAAGTGGCTGGCTATGTTTTCGTTCGTGGGAGACGAGAGGTTCGCTCCTCTTAGCCGGAGGCCCCGGTTCAGGTTGCGGGCCAAGCCCGTGCGGAGGCGTCCGCTGTGGGCGAGGATCTTCTTTGCTTCCAAGAAGGTCAGGAGCATCATCCTGCTCAACGTCCTCACTGTCATCTATG CCAGTGATATTCCGGTTCTCAAAGAAGTTGAAGCCATTATGGAGCCTGCATCCTTTAATATGGTGCGCTTTGTTGTTTCAGCGATTCCCTTCCTACCATTTATCCTCCAAGAACGACGGGATAGTCATACTCGATCCACTGGAATAGAATTAGGTTTTTGGGTGAGCTGTGGCTATCTTAGTCAAGCTCTTGGTTTGCTAACATCTGAAGCCGGACATGCGTCGTTCATCTCTGCCTTTACG GTGATCGTTGTTCCACTGGTGGACGGAATGCTTGGAGCAGCTGTGCCTGCGCTCATATGGTCTGGAGCAATTGTATCTCTCATAGGGGTTGGATTTCTAGAATGTGGTGGCTCTCCGCCTTGT GCCGGTGATATCTTGAACATATTAAGTGCGGTGTTCTTTGGGATCCATATGCTTAGGACTGAACACATTTCACGAACTACAGAAAAGGAGAAAATTATGGCACTCCTTGGCTACGAG GTGTTCACTGTGGCCTTATCATCGGTCATCTGGTTTCTACTGAAAGATATTTTTGGCAATGTGCATTACTTGAACCTAGGTACATGGACATGGTCCATGATGTGGGATTGGATAAATTCATTCCCTTGGATACCTGCATTGTACACAGGGGTGTTCTCTACTGGTTTATGCTTATGGGCGGAG ATGAATGCTATGAACAATGTATCGGCGACTGAAACTGCAATTATTTATGGGTTGGAGCCAGTGTGGGGTGCTGCTTTTGCATGGTTTCTATTGGGCGAGAGGTGGGGAAAAAATGAATGGATTGGAGCCACTCTTGTATTGT GTAGCAGCTTAGCTGTCCAGATCCTTGGTTCAATATCTGACAAATCCAAGGATGAAATCAGAAAAAACTATTTTCACTTAAATGCTCCAGGAAAGCAAAATGATCTCTCTTTTTCAACAGTTGTAGTCAACCAAAGAAAGAACGTCAGTGACTTGATCAGGAA GCAGGACGAGTTATAG